The sequence TTTCTTGTTATATGGCTTGTATGTTCCTGATTGGGAGTATCAAATTCCAATAAAAGCCTCCTCATCTGCACCAAAAATGTTTTCTGTGAGCTTTAATctcttttttcctcctttttaatttctttgtataattttttagaattctGAGGTTTGATTTTACATATGAAACTGGTGGTTGAATGGTTTTGTCTTGCCTATGCCTATTTGGAAGGTGAAATGTGGAGTGCGTGGTGACACTGGACCAGCTTGTAATGCTGTTGGAATGATTGACCGTAAGATATTGGGTATAAAACATTTATACAGAAGGCCAGTCTATGCACGAACAGAGGTATCCTGTTTTTAGAGTTGCTTTCAATTGCTTCCCCACCCCCCTTCTCCCAAATGAGATTtcatgcgtgtgtgtgtgtgtgttttttttttggttcacaGCAATGCAGTATTAACTCCCCAGATTATGGCCCATTACCGTCTGATGCTCCATCGTGGTGTCAAGCCCCTTTTGATCCTGAAGGGCTTCTAAGGTGTGTTTACAACTTTTTCTGTTGTCCACAGGGTCATTCTTCAGCAACCATCTTGCTATATGTTAGAGTAGAGTTCTAACAATTATGAGGACAACTTCCTGGGATTAAAATCTGACAAAAGAGCCAGTGCTACTTGGGCCGTTGGATGATTTCTTTGTCTTGTTAATGATATCACAGACCAAAACACATCATTTCACGGTGTTTAAGGTTTAACTGGCTATGTTTAAAAAGACATGATTGTTAGTAGAAATTATGgttaaactcaattttcttttgtatttttggaaaTTGATCAACCTCTTACTTTGTGCTTGTAGTTCAGTGATGGCCATTGTTACCTGCTTGGTTGGTTTGCATTATGGGCACATTATTGTCCATTTTAAGGTGATTCATATTCATGGCATTGCATGTCTTCCTTCTGTCAttgaagttttttcttttttctcaccAATTTTTATTCATTCCCACATTCAGGATCATAAAGATCGGATCTTTCACTGGATGATTACAACCTCTTGTCTCATTCTCTTGGGCCTTTCCTTGGACTTATGTGGTAAGTAATGTTTtcacatttttcttaaaaatgaatATATGGTAGTGGTTAGTTGTACTACTAACAATAAATTCCATTATTAATCTATCTGCATTTCCATTGCAGGAATGCATTTAAACAAGGTTCTTTACTCATTCAGTTACATGTGTTTCACTGCTGGTGTTGCTGGCATTCTCTTTGCTGCAATTTACTTGATGGTAGGATATCAATTAAGGAATGCAATTTTACTTTCTTACAGTTCATCATCGTCTAGCATGGATATTTATTTGTGGTTAGGTTATTGATAATATGATTGATCTTCATTTAATTGGGTTGCCTGCCCACCCCAACTCACTGCCAATTACAGaagattgtttaattttttcGTCTTTTAGTTGGTAAACACGGGGTTTTCGACAGGTTGATGTGTGTGGCTATAGGCGCCTGACCTTGGTGATGGAGTGGATGGGTATGCATGCTCTGATGATTTATATTATTGCAGCCTGCAATATCGTGCCAGTTGTCCTCCAGGGATTCTATTGGGGCCGGCCTCAGAATAATATTGTAATCATTTATATTCCTGCTGTTGGATATTTCTTACTCCTGTAACTCATTAAATTGTGATCTGATAACCTTTTTCATCTCTGGCAGCTTAGGTTAATTGGAATTggatcatgaaaatttgggtTACACTCGCCCCTGCAACTATACTTTCAGTTTTAAGGTCATGAGGCTGGGCCACTTAGCTGTATCTTGTTGGTTTTGGGCAGTCGCCGGTGGAGCTAAGCAAGAATTTTGGAGTTGATCTTTGTACAATGAAGGGAaactttcttctctttcttttatgaAATAGACACAATCTCTACAATTGAGCTACTTTGTAAATATGTAGGCACACCATTGAAATTGGAGAACTTAAAATCAGGTCACTTCATGATGTTTATGGGATGTTTTGTCGTAGGATGCTTTAGCTTAGTACGATGCAACCTTTTATGATGGTAGTCACATAATTAAGAATTATTGAAAGAGATATGCATTTTAGAAGGCTAATATAACATTTCCGCCCGGGGGGTGGGGGGAGAATGTCATGCATTTATTCAaatgaaatcaaagaagaaaaaatgatcaACAAACAatggtgatttattttcttgagaaaaaaaaattggattgagCAAACGtcaacaatcaaataaaatatgagaaaaaaaacattGCCAAAACCCAAAGCATAATCATTATAAAACAAGAGTCACGCCAGAGACAACCATGGACTTaattgagaaaagaaatataaaaatcttgTGCCCCTCGACTTATTGATACAACAACCATAAAAACAGTGACAAAATAATGGAATCCACTCCTTGTGTTGTGTGTGGAACAAGTTATGGACATCAATGGCAGGGTGAAGTGAAGTGTGGTTGGGAGCAAGGTTGTTAAAATCAGGATTCTACGTAGGATTGTGAGAGGTAGGTGAGATCGTGGATCGTAGAATTAGATTTTGGATCGTAAGATTttacattatttgagaaaaaaacaaaaaatacacattagtATGctaaataatcatataaattatacattcattaatataattaccatacatcactatatccatttgtaagcatcatttaaagagaccaaaaatctcaaaacatgaCACTCTATTGGAATATTTATACATCACTGCATTTGTgtgtgtttcttaaaaaaaaaaaaaatacttagtattgttgagtcgtcccacatcggtaaggtgtgatacATCACTATATTTGCTctgcgacactaactgccgcatgcagttttggtgttggcgtgtaagtgtattcccttatctcatctctcttcccctatatatatatatgtgtgtgtgtgtgtttctcaaaaaaaaaaaaaaaaaaattggaatattttttatttgggtccaaCTAACACTCTCTACATTATAGTGGAAAAACTTAGTctattgggattttattttttatttaagtccaACTGAGCCTTCTGTCAAGTTAAAAAACATTACAAGAAATAAATGTTGTTTGGGATCGTCAAAATCGTATAATCCTACCGATTTGAAAGATCGTAAAGATCATTGAAAAATTCGGATCGTTCTGGGCAGGTGAGATTGTAGGATCAGATCGGAATTTTGACAACTATGATTGCGAGAAATCATAGGAGTGGGTGGAGGTCAAGGCAGAGGCAGAGAGACTAAAGGCGAGATTCATTTGAATTGTAGTAAAAGGATACATGGTTTGAGCTGAGTGCAAATAGGAAGATTGCatttgtgaaaataaaatatggatGAGAGTGGCACGCCACTCATTCAAAGGTTTCTTGCTGACACGATCATGCACCTTATACTTTTAGGGAGTGAGTGTAGAAGAGCAACATCCCTCTGTGTCAAATGTCAATGATATTATCAATGAAAAAGATTCAAAGACGTAATCTCATTGCCTGCCCCTACATGGAAACAATCAAAGGCTATGAGGTTCAAGAACATGGACTCTGTGTCATCATCCACAAAAGATGACTCGGAGCCTTAACACCCCACCAGTGAATGAGATATCTTTGAGGCTCCTACTTTGATCCTATCTCCACTTCCATGGTCCTTTTTGactgattttcttttttgggtaagcTCTACCTGAAGTAAGCTCTTATTGTACGCATCCAACACATGTCGGCATTCACCCATGCTAAAGTGTTGGAATAGCAAAACTTGAGCATGAGATTGATGAGAAACTCTTGTGCTGGGGACAAAATTTATTGGTCAAATTCAAACCAAACAATCTTGTTTTATGTATAAACGGTTAGGGCCTTAGGGGTGTGCGTCATTAGGTTGGGTTTGGAATATTTTTCAACCCAATCCAACTTCTTTGGGTTGAGAAACTCAACCCAATTCatgatattttttcaaaaaaaccaaCCCAGCCCAATTCTTAGGTTGCCATGTTGAGACTATTTTGTCAAGGCTAATAACATTTTAGAGGTTTTCCTTTAACTATAGATCAATATTCAATCAATAATTACTATTGAGTATTGAGTGAGTTACATAATATTCCAATgttatcaaaaattaaatctcacaatattaaaataaataaaaataactaatttaaacaaaatctcaaattctaaaataaattaaactattaatgACTGTGTTGATCTAATAGCACCTCCCTAGGTACAAAATGAGTGCTTGATAAAATATTACGCTTTTTCCAATATTGCGCAGTCTCCTTTGAATTTGATTCATCCACCATGTTTTTGACTTGATCATCAAATTCTATGACCCAAttcatttatttcattcattttccaATGTGCAAGACAGTAACAAGTAATAacaagaacttttttttttttgatgaaagtaATAACAAGAACTACTAAAACAAGCACTAGATAAGTAGATATTGTCATACTGCAGTAGATAAGCCACTCCCCCTTTCACCTTATAATTTCTTAAGGATCAAAAACAATTTCTCAAGCACCCAACTTTCAGCATAAAATTTTCTAGAACGCTTGACGTATAACTTAATTAATTCTCATCGCGTCATCGTAGACAGCCCATCTCCATCATGTTAATGATATGCAAAGGGACAAATGGCACATAAATTTGACATTTCACTAGAATTATACTTGTTCATTTATAGATTAATCACAAATGTTGTAAGCACTCTGAATCTCAAGACTTGAATGTGTACCTAAAAGTGAATGGGGGAGGGGGATAGTTATACCCTCATTGGCAAATTCTGGATTAGGGAGTCATCAGGAGTTCAGGACTCCTATTGCTACTTTTGGCCAGATGGAACAGGCCTATGCCTGTTTTGCCAGCTTGGGAACTCTTTCCAACTAGTTGAGGATAACGTCTGGACAAGTCACATTGTATTAAATGTTGAGGGTATGATTTGAGTAATTAATATGATCTTAATTGATATGGTCCTAAATGCAACTTTTGGGTGTCGAGTCCAGTCATAGTAGACGCATTCTATCCCTATGATTGGCCAATCTTCAAGTACCGATTTAAGCATGTGAAGTTATTTTAATGTCCTTGCTTATTTATTAACTGCCcacaaaaaacataacaaaattaaagaaaatatttccaatatatatttgaatttgataagtaaattagaccgtaaaaacaagaaagaaaaattattcttaAGTTATGCGGAGAAAGCACATTGTAGAAGACTATGTTTTATTAGAATTAGAATAGATTAGTGAAGTAGTTGAAATAAACAATGacttatttaaatttgttaaaaattttgttaattgaCTTTAAATTGAATTAACAtgctttttaaatttcttgaaactttGTAATGGAGTTTCACTTTGAGTAAACTatgttaataatattaatatactTAGTGCACCATATAATattctatataataaaagttgagcttAGAAGCCGTGGTTGTGCCAAgtggcttcaccaaattgcagaaatttttttaggtttttagattaaaaaaatctcctataatttctaagttgataaaaattttaatttgataacaATCTAAATTCTTTAtctaattcttaatttttaaatgcaGTGTATTATTAAAAAGGtagcaacttttttttaattactacactacatgtttttatatataaataaaaaagcaaaggTAATGCGGCGATTCTCAAATACCACTTCCAAAAACTAAATAGATAATCCtaagacaaataaataaataaaaaagaagaagaatttgatCACAATCGGAATATCAAATACAAATTTGCATCAAATACCACTTTTTAACTATTATGTATTCTTCAAACGAGATCTCTCTCATtctgtttattaaaaaaaaaaaaactctctcaaaaagtccctctttttctctttgccaAAAAAAAGATGATTTAGACTTGACTCTGAATCACAGCAGAAGATTACTTAATACTGAAAAGCCTATTTGTAAGACTGGCTTGGCAATCaggttttattattatactcTACTTTTGCATGCTTTTTTCCATGTTATATTTGGTTGAGGGGATTGTTGTCGTACCACATATTCAGGAGAGGCCGTCCATCATTTTTAATATAGGtaacttaagtttttttttgagagagaggtaACTTAAGTTCAGATTGAAATAATCTACCACACGTCCCCACTTCTCACGGTCATTAAATATCAACATTAAGTATATTCGTCATTGTTTACTATATCTTGGTATTATTGCAGTATTCTTTACCATCtcaaaattatgtttgttttcattttagaaTGATTTGagtttggaaaattttatttacttttaagttATTGTAATTCGCTAAGTCAGTTTAAAGTTTTATTTGGGATAGGTTGACTTTTATTGACACGTTTTGGGTGTTGCGttctttttttgacaaatgtgttaatatgctaatttttttcatatatatttccATTCATGTGCAGAGAAATGCTAAAATAACATTTAACtagatgaaaacaaaataatgaaattacaTTCCATGTTGGATCCTCATTTacactatcaaaaaaaaaaaaaaaagtactttcaAATTTGCTCAAAAGTGCAAAATAATGTAACCTCAATTACATTCCACGTTAAATCCTCATttacattatcaaaaaaaaatttactttaaaatttgttatttgctCAAATTAAAAATGCATATATCACTGTCATCATTGAGAATAAGTCCAAGAATCAAATGAAACGCATTAtaaaaagagagatagaaaaaacgtaaataatattgtatttatcaaaatattttcattaaatcataaaaggaaataacataAGTTTTCATTATATGTATAAAACTAAGAGTGTTGCCACAAACTATTCTTTTGTTTCTACAAACACTTCTTTCTCAACCTCAAAGGTACGTAAATTTCTCTTCATAGCTTTCTCTCTTTAGTTTTCATAGATTtctctctttagtttttgtattcTTTCGTTAATAGTAGTTTGTGTATGTTTTTCCTTTAAGggtctgtgtttgtgtatgtttttccttaattaattgtgatgagaatcaataagcattcaaggatccattgcatgttccagttgggcctattacaagagcaagatccaagaagatccaagaagcacttaatgggttgattcaagagatttgggctgattctaacgcaggacattccaagcttggcccaaaggaagatgaaagtgtaataaatttaattcaagctacttagggctgatctggcttaattgggagtgatttatggcatgaattaatggctgcttgactttccagctctatatcagttaaggcagattttttcctattttggatctgctaatttaagaccaaatcaacttttatttaggattttattatttagtacgtttttttaggtatttgtcttgtttttaggtgcatttaatgcttttaggtcaaatttgattcctgatatggtaaggtatcaattaggagttattttagaatatattttcttgtctgtcaagttttatgaagcccttaaataggccctaaagtctgtaaacgtttttcagaatattattgaataaaaatcagaaaaggtgaggctttgctctcttttggttcttcaagaactgtgaacttatcaaggattcttccttgtggcgttcaaacttttaTACcattggttcgtgattctttataatcattgggtcaaggtcaacttatacctttggttcgcgtttctcttataaacgttgggtcagggtttctatcaaaaaatctgaattttagctttcttgggtaaatattccaatatttttgttgggtctcaaagcgtatcgattgaggttcgcatcaaatTGTCTATGGGAGTATGTTTCTTGGTACTTAACTTATGCAAAATCTATAAAGATGCCTTCATATTTtgtgtttccttttcttttgctaTTTCTTGGCTTATATTATAGATTGTACTGTATATATTCATCAAACAATTTAGTTAATTGGTTTTTACATCTGTAAACATCACGTTCACGCACGGAGATCCTGTGCAATATACCATATGAAATTCTCTCACAACAAGCTTTACTTTTatacaattttcaaattaaaattttttttttcaaggatttAGATTCAAAGTTACAAAAGAAACTTTCAATCCAAACCTTGCAAAACTTTTTCTATTGATGAATTAAAAGATGGTGACTTTATTTcataaagtctttttttttttttattcttaagtAGAAacaataagattaaaaaaaaaatgcaaaactattTTATAAGCGTGATAATTACATGGAAACCTAATTCAAGTAGGAGAGAAGTTCAATTTCAATTACAAGAgaagttcaattaaaattaggAGAAGAAGCTATAGGTCAAATGGAAACCTAATTCAACTAGAATTAGGAGACAGAAGTTGCCACATAGAATAGAAACCTAATTCAACTAAAATAGAAACTGAATCCAATTAAAATTAGTAGCGACAGAAATTACCAAAGAGAATAGAAACctaattcaattagatttttagattttaaaaaatatatatataatttttcttttcctataatctttaagttgataaaaatcttaatttgactacaatccaaattcttcgtATAATCCATCTAATTgttatttattcttaatttgattacaatccaaattcttcatccaatccttattttttttacgtgtagtgtattataaaaaaagcaacaactttttttttaattactacgCTACGCGTTCTAATGCATCTTTAAttgcataatttttatagatttatagatttttaatatatatatatatatatatatataatttttcttcttctataatttctaagttgataaaaatttaaatttgattacaatccaaattcttcatcaaaTCCATCTAATtcttattcaattttaatttgattacaatccaaatgcTTCATCTAATCCATTTAACAaacaagtttaagtttaagtaagactctaattttatttgttcttatcgaTTTATTtggataaagtaacaataagtattgtatcaattttttaataaagtaataattttacttttagcctaatttaaacgttaattgttgtttttgtgtgtgtggataaagtatcaaatGATAGCTAATATGTATTAACATTAAcataaacttaattaaaaaaaatctaatttaggtcaaaacaaaaaaaaatttaggataaagtaacccaaaaaaaaaaaacttatatatatttttaaataatgacaaattttgaaaaaaatgacaaattcaaatccatgtaagtttgaagaaaagcatacaaattttatttcatgatattgacaaaaaataatataaaaaaagaataaatcatCTTATGCATTCtgaaaataaacatatttattgCACTCTTTTGATAAGTTATTgcttttacacacacacacacacacacacacacacacacacacacacacacacacacacacacacacacacacacacacacacacacactagaaTTATGCCTGTGCGTTGCACGGTTTTAGTTATAAACTTTTAGTATAACGTTATtgagaaataataaatcaataatcacTTGAATCTAGATTATATAAATTgcatataaattatttttcttaaaagtatTAAGCAATAACACAacatatttatatgaaaaaaaattcctaaatttaataattaaaaacccATGGAAACTTAACTAAAGGTATTtcatttgccaaaaaaataaacataattctCTTCTAACTTATTAGTTGTCTCATAATGACATTTTTGTAGCGCACTTATATAATATtactaacaacaaaaataaaaatgagaaatagtaacataaaaattttactatttaagaaaattaatttaatctaaTAATGTACATATAATCATAACTCAAATACAacttagaaatgaaaaaaagatgAAACCCTTGTTGTAGGaggaaatacaaaatttgataattcttaaataataaatagataaagcctatgagaaaaaaaaatgagtataaataattcataaatgcaaaaccaaaaaaaagaagaagaaaaaaactaaaaatatttttgtgggATAGAAAGGAAGAATATTATAGAGATAGAAGGATAAATCTCCATACCTTTAAGTTTAGCTCATATAATAATTGATGCAAACAAAACATGAAGGAGAAATATTtatagaagaagatgaaataTTTATAGAGGTTTATATAGTAGGTTTCATGGatttaaaattatcttttaatgACTTATAAGcaaaaccataaataaaa comes from Castanea sativa cultivar Marrone di Chiusa Pesio chromosome 3, ASM4071231v1 and encodes:
- the LOC142628322 gene encoding uncharacterized protein LOC142628322 isoform X1 produces the protein MAMYEPIRGHDEEEEKKKRGVECCSGDVDVDVVVDDVEMAIHSRSSASATSKIEDEEGSKQRRLHQHQPSPKPQSQRLVSLDVFRGLTVALMILVDNAGGVLPAINHSPWNGVTLADFVMPFFLFIVGVSLALTYKKLSCSTVATRKAIVRTLKLLILGLFFQGGFLHGINDLTYGVDIEQIRWLGILQRIAIAYLLTALCEIWLKGVDNVNSGSSLLRKYRFQWVFALMLSTLYLFLLYGLYVPDWEYQIPIKASSSAPKMFSVKCGVRGDTGPACNAVGMIDRKILGIKHLYRRPVYARTEQCSINSPDYGPLPSDAPSWCQAPFDPEGLLSSVMAIVTCLVGLHYGHIIVHFKVIHIHGIACLPSVIEVFSFFSPIFIHSHIQDHKDRIFHWMITTSCLILLGLSLDLCGMHLNKVLYSFSYMCFTAGVAGILFAAIYLMVDVCGYRRLTLVMEWMGMHALMIYIIAACNIVPVVLQGFYWGRPQNNILRLIGIGS